Sequence from the Deltaproteobacteria bacterium genome:
GATTCTCGGGAAGCGATAAGGGCTATGCAGGACACCCTGCTAAGCCACCATGTAACCTACGCGGCCAATCATTCCCCTTATTACAAAGCCCTCTTTAAAAAACTCTCAATCAATGCCGAATCAATAAAAAGCGCGGGTGACTTATCTAAAATTCCCTGCATTGCCAAAAAAGAACTCACTTCCCATAACAATGAATTTCTGGCCATCAGTGAAAATGATACGGCAGACATATGCCTTACGTCGGCAACGACGGGAAACCATCCTACCGTGATTTACCAGTCTTCAGAGGATATTGCGCGGCTTGCCTATAATGAGGAAGCGGCCTTTCGTATGGTGGGTATTAATAATAATGACCGTATAATGGTATGCGCTGCCATAGACCGCTGCTTCATGGCCGGTCTTGCCTACTATCTGGGTGGTCTCACTTTAGGCTCAACCATGATTAGAGCCGGATCGGGAAGCCCTGCACAACAATGGGAACTCATAAAAACAACGAAACCCACCGTTCTTGCAGGAGTCCCCTCACTGATAAGAAAGCTGGGGCAATTTGCCAAAAAGCAGGGTGAGGACCCCAAAAGCATGGGGATCAGAAAAATTGTCGCCATTGGCGAACCTATACGTTCTACTGACTTAAAACTGCTTCCTGTACCCCATGAAGTGGAAACCCTGTGGGGAGCCAGGCTCTATTCCACTTATGCCTCAACAGAAATGGCAACCGCCTTTTGTGAATGCCGGGAACGGTGCGGAGGCCATTTAAGACCGGAACTGCTCATCGCAGAGATTGTCGATGACGAAGGAAACCCCCTTCCTCCCGGTGAAAAAGGCGAGGTAACGGTTACACCGCTGGGAATAAAGGGAATGCCGCTGTTAAGATTCAGAACGGGAGATATATCTTTCATCATTCCCGAACCCTGCCGCTGCGGCCGGAATACGATTCGTCTCGGCCCCATTATCGGCCGCAAAAACCAAATGCTCAAACTGAAAGGAACAACGCTCTTTCCCGCATCCCTGCTTTCAGCCCTCGACAGTATGAAAGGTGTTGAAGGCGGTTATATTGAAGCAAGAAAAAACGACGATGAAACAGACAGGGTTTTGCTTCACGTGGCCCTTTCTGATCCGGCAGTTACCGTCAAAATGATCGTTGATCATATCAGGGCCAAAGCGAGGGTCGTTCCCGAAATTTTTATTATTAAAGAGGAAGAATTAAACAAAAAAATATTTCCCCCTGAAAAGAGAAAAAAAATGACTTTTTTCGATTACAGGTAAGGGTTTTAAGCATAATCAACCATCCCGAAGCAAGCTGTGGGAAATTATACCCGCCGGGGATTAAACTTTAACGCAGGTTAACTATGGAAAGTATGAAATCAATTTTTCAGTTGCCCACAAACTCGACTGAATTTATCCCACACAGAGAAACCATGCTTCTTGTCGATGAACTGCTCCAATACGGTGAGGGAAAAATCAGGGGAACGGCTAAAATAACGAGAGACAATCCTTTTTTGGATGAGTCAGGCGCCGTGGGGCAAAACTGCCTCGTAGAGATCATGGCCCAGACCGTGGCAGCCGGTAACGGTTATGACTGCATGCTAAGGGGTGATACGCTTAAAACAGGATTTCTCGTCGGTGTCAATGACTTTTCCTTCTATGAAGACGTTAGAATCGGTGATGAGCTGACTATTACCACAAAGGAAGAATCAAGCTTTGGAGATTTTTCCTTTGTAGAGGGGAGCATTAATGCAGGAAGCAGG
This genomic interval carries:
- a CDS encoding AMP-binding protein; amino-acid sequence: MKNKFEQLIKETHAFKNRDFDSREAIRAMQDTLLSHHVTYAANHSPYYKALFKKLSINAESIKSAGDLSKIPCIAKKELTSHNNEFLAISENDTADICLTSATTGNHPTVIYQSSEDIARLAYNEEAAFRMVGINNNDRIMVCAAIDRCFMAGLAYYLGGLTLGSTMIRAGSGSPAQQWELIKTTKPTVLAGVPSLIRKLGQFAKKQGEDPKSMGIRKIVAIGEPIRSTDLKLLPVPHEVETLWGARLYSTYASTEMATAFCECRERCGGHLRPELLIAEIVDDEGNPLPPGEKGEVTVTPLGIKGMPLLRFRTGDISFIIPEPCRCGRNTIRLGPIIGRKNQMLKLKGTTLFPASLLSALDSMKGVEGGYIEARKNDDETDRVLLHVALSDPAVTVKMIVDHIRAKARVVPEIFIIKEEELNKKIFPPEKRKKMTFFDYR